Genomic window (Egicoccus halophilus):
TCCGCGGACGCTCAACAGGAAGATCGTGTCGGTGCGCTCGCCCTCGGCGCTGCCGGTGGACAGTTCGCGGCGTTCCTCGGGGCTCAACGACTCGCGGCTGTCGGAACCGACCACGAGCACGTGCATCGGGGAGCCACTGCGCGCCAGGCCGTCGACGTCGAGCTTGGGGATGCGGGTGGTGACCCAGGCGGCGAGCAGTGCCACCGCCAGCAGCACGAGCAGCAGCAGGCCCGCCAGCACGCGCACGGCCGTCGGCCGTCGTCGGCGTCCGCCGCCGCGCACACGAGGCCCCCAGTCCTGGTCGACGTCGGTGCTCACGGATGCTCCTGGAGGGTGCCGCTGGGCGGGCGGAGTGTGGCACGTCGGGCACCGGTCCCTGTACACGCGCGGGGAAAGCGGCCCCCCGGCGGCCCGGCCGGTCTAGCCCGTGACGAGCGTGTCCGGCAGGTGGCCGACGTCGCTGAAGCGTTGCAGGCTGAAGACGTGTCCGCTGGCGATCCGGGTCGTGCGCAGCAGCGTCACCGAGGCGTGGTCGGAGGCGAAGCGTTCCCACTCCCAGGGCTCGGGTGCCAGCCCCAACAGGTGGCCGAGGACGACACTGTTGGTGCCGGCGTGGGCGACGACGACCACCCGTGGGCGGTGCTCGGGCAGCTGCCAGAACCCATGGTCGTCGCGCTGCAGGCCGAGCCCGGCCAGCTCCTGCTCGAGGCCGGCGGTCACCCGTGCGTGGAAGTCCCGGAAGCTCTCACCGTCGGGGATGCCGTTCCACCAGTCCTCGCGGCCACGCACGCGTGCCTCACGGAAGACCCGCTCGACCTCCTCCTGCGGGGTGCCCTCCCAGGCCGCCGGCATCCGGATCTCGTGCAGCCACTCCCGTTCCTCGGCCGCGACGTCGGGCACCAGCGCGCGCAACGGCGCGGCCGTCTCGCGCGCGCGGGTGGCGGTGGAGACCAGCAACCGGTCGAAGGTGCCGGCGGCGAGCCGCTCGGCGACACGGCGCGCCTGCTCGTGCCCGCGGGGTGTCAGACCCGGGTCGACCCGGGCGGTGCGGTCGCGGGACCACTCGGGCTGCGCGTGTCGGACGAGGAGGAGTTCCATGCCGCAACGCTATCCGACCCGGGCGACGCGCCGACCGGGTGCACGGGCCGCTGCGTGCGTCCCCGGCCCGGCCGGGCATACTGCTCCGCGACCCGGAAAGGTCGACCCTGCATCCGCCGCGTATCCCCGAGGACGAGGCCGCGAGGCTCGCGGCCCTCGACGCGTTGGCCCTGGTCGGCACGGATGCGGAGGAGCGGTTCGACCGCATCACCCGCACGGTCGGCCGGTTGCTCGGCATGCCGATCGCGATGGTGAACCTGGTCACCGCCGAGGCCCAGTGGGCCAAGTCGGCCGTCGGCATGGACCAGGGCGCCACGGTGGAACGCGAGCGATCCTTCTGCGCGCACGTGGTCGGTGACGGCCGCCCGGTACTGGTCGAGGAGGCACTCGACGACCCGCGGTTCGTGGACAACCCGATGGTCACCACGGACCCACGACTGCGCGCCTACTTCGGCATGCCGGTGCGCGGGCCCGGGGGGCACGTGCTGGGGTCGCTGTGCGTCGCCGACGTCGCGCCGCGTGCGTTGGAGGCGGACCAGCTCAGCCTGCTCGCCGACCTCGCCGGTTGGGTCGAGGCCGAGCTCGACCGCACGCAGTTGGCCGCCGTGACGCTGCAGGAACGCCGCCTGCGGCAACGGTTGGAGGCCATCACGGGGGCCATGGGCGACGGCATTCTGGTGTTCGACCGCGCGGGCCGGATCGAGGCCTCCAACGCGGCCGCGAGCCGACTGCTCGGACGTCCGTCGGAGGTGCTGCACGGCGCGGCCGTTCCCGATCTGCTGCCCCCCACGGGCACCTCGCGGGCGGCGCTGGAGGAGCTGCTGGGTGCCGGCAGGCTGCGGACACCGCTGCGCGCGGAGATCGAGGTGGCGCGGCCCGACGGCGCCGCCGTCCCCCTCGAGGTGACCGTCGCGAGCGCCAACGGCACCGACACCTACGTCGTGGTCGGCCGTGACGTCACCGACCGACGTCGCCACGACGCGGCCCTGCAGAACCTGCGGCAGCTGTACGCGTCCATCCTCGACGCCGCCGCGGACGCGATCGTCGGCCTCGACCGCGACGGTCGTATCCAGTACGCCAACCCGGCGGCGCACCGGCTGTTCGTCGTGCCCGAGGGGGAGCTGCTGGGCGAGGACCTGCACACCCGGTTCCATCACCACCGCGACGACGGGTCGCCGTATCCCTGGCAGGAGTGTCCGAGCCGACAGACCCTGGTGACGGGGCGTCCCTGCGAGAGTCTCGAGGAGCGCTACCACCGCGCCGACGGCACCACGTTCTCCGCCGAGTACGTCTCGACCCCGTTGGTCGCCGACGGCGTCGTCAGCGGAGCGGTGCTGATGATCCGGGACGTGGAGGAACGTCGGACCGTCGAGCGGCTCAAGGACGAGTTCGTCGCCACGGTCAGCCACGAGCTGCGCACCCCGTTGACCTCGATCAAGGGCACGCTGGCGCTGGTGCTGGGCGGCGTCACCGGCGTGCTGCCCGCCGACGTCCGCAGCCTGCTCGAGGTCACCCACAGCAGCACGGAACGGCTGATCCGTCTCGTCAACGACATCCTCGACCTCGAGCGGATGGTCGGCGGCCACCTCGACCTGCGACGCGAGCCCTCCGACGCGCGCGAGCTCACGGTCGCGGCGCTCGACAACGTCGGTGGGCTCGCCGACGAGGCCGGGGTGACCATCGCGACCGCCGTGGAGCCGGTTCCGGTGTTCGTGGACGTCGACCGGATGGTGCAGGTACTGACGAACCTGCTCGGGAACGCGATCAAGTTCTCGCCGACGGGCGGCACCGTGCGGGTCTCGTGTCGGACGGCACCCGAGGGGCTGGTCCTCACCGTGGCGGACGAGGGACCGGGGATCGCGCTCGACGCCCAGCAGCGCATCTTCGAGCGGTTCGGTCAGGCCGACGGCTCCGACCGTCGGGAGAAGGAAGGCACCGGTCTCGGGCTCCCGATCGCGCGTGGGCTGGTCGAACAGCACGGCGGCCGGCTCGAGGTGGAGTCCGAGGGCGGCTCCGGCAGCCGCTTCCACCTGACACTGCCGGCCCTGCCCACCGGCAGCGAGGCCGCGGACAGCGAGGTCCACAGGTGACACCACACGTCCTGATCGTCGACGACGAGGACGCCATCCGGATGGTGGCGCGTCTGGGACTCGAACGGGTCGCCGGCTGGTCGGTCACCGAGGCGGGCAGTGCGGTCGAGGCGGCCGCCGCCGTCGGGACCGTGCGGCCCGACGTCGTGCTGCTCGACGTGATGATGCCGGTCGAGGATGGCCCGCAGACCCTCGAGCGGCTGCGGGCGCTGCCCGGCGGCGCGGACCTGCGCGTGCTGTTCCTCACGGCGAAGGCCCAGCGCAGCGAGATCGAGCGGCTCCGGGCGTTGGGGGTCGACGGCGTCATCAGCAAGCCGTTCGACCCCATGACGCTGGCCGGTGACATCGCCGGGCTCCTGGGCTGGGACCGGCCGTGAGCGGGGACCCGATGACCGCGGCGATCGCGGCCCTGTGGCAGCAGGTGGCGCCGGAGCAGATCGCCACGGCCCGAGCGCTCGAGTCGGCAGCCGTCCGCGTCCTCGACGCGCCCGCCGATGCCGAGGCCTGGGCCGAGGTGCGCGCACGCTCGCACCGGCTGGCGGGCACGCTGGGCACCTTCGGGCAGGTCGAGGCGGGGGACCTGGCCATCCGGCTCGAGCAGCGGGTGGAGGGGACCACCGACCCGGACGCGGCCCTGCGTGCGCAGGTCGCGTCGCTGGCCCGCGACCTGCGCCGGGTCCTGGAGGCATCCGTGGCCACGTGAGCTCGCCGCGCGGCGCGAGCGTCGCTCCGGTGCCCGCCGTCCTGCCTCGTGCTCGGCGGCGCCGTTCGTGCCGCGGCGGGAGTCAGGCCCCCGGGCGGTCGGCGCCGGGACGCGGTCGGGATGCGGCCTGGGCGACCGTCGGCCTGGCCTCCTGGCCGGGCGTGAAGCAGCAGTCGACCGGGCACACGTCCCAGTTCGGTCCGCGGGTGCCCAGCGCCGCCACCGGCCCTCCGGCGACCCGTTCCAGGACCAGGTCGCGGATGCCGCGCACGAACCGGTCGTCGGTGCCCACGGTCGCGGCGCGCGCGAACGCCAGCCCCAGCCGCCCGGCGGTGGCTGCGGCCTCGACGTCGAGGTCGTAGATGACCTCCATGTGGTCCGAGATGAACCCGATGGGTACGACCACGACCGCCCGCGTGCCCTGTCCGGCGAGCTGCTCGAGGTGGTCGTTGACGTCGGGTTCGAGCCATGGCACGAACGCGGGACCCGAGCGCGAGTTGTAGACCAGCTGCCACGGACGGCCCGGGAACGCCTCCGCGACCAGCCGACAGGTCTCGTAGTGCTGCACCTCGTAGTCGCTGTGGCGCGACATGGTGGTGGGGATGGAGTGCGTGGTGAACACCAACGCGGCGTCGTCGCGGACGTCCTCGGGCAGCTGCCCCAGGGCGTCCCGGATGATCGAGACCTGCGGCTCGACGAATCCCGGGTGGTTGTAGTAGACGCGGATCTTGTCCAGTTCGGGGGCGCCGTCGCCGACCTCGGCACGCGCGGCGGCGAGGTTCTCGCGGTACTGCCGGCAGCCCGAGTACGACGAGTAGGCGCTCGTGACGAAGCACAACGCCCGGCGCACGCCGTCGTCACGCATCTCGCGCAGGGTGTCGGCGAGCAGCGGATGCCAGTTCCGGTTGCCCCAGTAGACCGGCAGGTCCGGGCCCTCGGTGGCGATCAACGTCTCCAGCGCCGCCTTCAGGGCCCGGTTCTGGTCGTTGATGGGGGAGCGGCCGCCGAACTGGAAGTAGTGCTGGCTGACCTCCTCGAGCCGTTCGCGGGGGATGCCGCGACCGGCGGTGACCCGTTCCATGAACGGGATCACGTCGGCCTCCTGCTCGGGGCCTCCGAAGGACACCAGCAGGATCGCGTCGTAGTCGGTCGTCGTCATCGGTTCGAGTCCCTGTCGTCGCGGCGAACGTGGTGGGCGTCGGTCTGGACGTCGTCGGCGGCGGGGTCGTCGCCGACGGCGCTGCCGGTCGCGGGCCGGCCGTCCGCGATGGTGCCGGGCTCGACGCCCCAGGCGCCTTCGATGCGGCCGACCCGGTCGGCTGTCGGACGGCTCACGGCCAGGCCGGCGAGTGCGGCCACCGCGCCAGGGGCCACCACCCAGGCGGGTCCGAGCACGTACGCCGCGGCGACCGAGAGCAGCAGCGGGAACAGCAGGACGGCGAACTGGAGCCAGGCCTGCATGCGCAGCAGGGCCGCCGCCGCGCCGGGTTCCGGCCGCTGCGCCAGCAGCGAGCGCTCGGCGCCGACGACCCCGCCGACGGCCGCGATCCCCGTCAGCCCGACCAGCAGCACCGGCAGCGCCGGCGGGAGCGTCGATTCCGGCGCCGCGGTGACGTACACGACGGCGGCGAGCAGGACGACGCCGACGGCCGTGATGGTCCAGGTCCTGCGGAGCGGGGAGAGCACGTCGACGGGCACGGGCACCTCGCGGACTGGCGGACTGGCGGACTGGCGGGACGACGATGCTAGGTCTTGAGCCGCTCGAGCTGTTCCACGGGGCCGGGTGCGCGCCGCTGGGCCAGCCAGATCCCGAGGACGATGGCGACGCCGCCGGCCAGCGCCGGTGCGCCGAGCCGCTCGCCGAGGAACAGCGCGCCGGCGACCACCGCCACCAGCGGGATCAGGTAGGTGGTCAGCGTGGTGTTGGTCGCGCCGACCCGCGCGATCAGCAGGTAGAAGACGAGGTAGGCCAGGCCCGTTCCGAACACGCCGAGGGCGGCCACGGCGCCCAGGACGTCCGCCCGCAACGCCGCACGGGTGGGGACGCCCTCGATCACCAGCGCCATCGGCAGGGCGGCCAGGAAGGCGGTCAGGACCTGGCCCGTGGCGATCATCAGGGGGGCGGCGGTCCCGGAGACGTAGCGCTTGGCGTACACCGCGCCGCCCGCGTAGAGCACCGTCGCCGCCACGACGGTGACCACGGCGAGGACCCGGCCACGGTCGCCGAGGTCCGGCGCCACGATGATGCCGACACCGGCGAGGGCCATCGCGAGCCCGGCGATCCGCGCGGCGGTGACCCGCTCCATGCGCAGCGACGCGGCCACGAGGAAGGTGCTGCTCGGTACCAGCGCCATCAGCAGCGCGGCCAGGCCGGAGGGGATGGCGCGTTGGGCCGCGGCGACCGCCGTCCATGGGACCGCGTTGGAGAGCACCCCGAGCACGGCCACGTGCCCCCACCACCGCCACGACCGCGGCGTGCGCTGCCGGCGGAACGCGACGGCGACGAGCAGCACGGTCGCACCGATGAACGTGCGTCCGGCGACGATCGACACCGGACCCAGACCGCGCAGGCCGAGCTCGATGAACAGGAACGACAGACCCCACATGCTGCCCAGGGTGAGCAGCAGGGCGGTGTCCGCAGGGGTGAAGGTGGCGCTACCGCGGGCGGGAGCATGCAACGGGCAGGGCCTGGGACTCGGCGACGCGGACCGGCCGACGCTACCGCACTCGGAGGACCACCCGGGTCCGCATAGGCTCGTGGCGTCGTCGAGCGTCGAGGAGTTGCATGACCGCGGACCCGACCGTCGCGCCGGCCTGGTTCGCGGCTTCGCTGGCGGCGACGCCGGAGTCGCACGTGCTGACGGTGGACCGGGTGGACATCGCCTACCTGGCCTGGGGGCGGCCCGGGGACCCCGTGCTCGTACTCGTGCACGGCGGCGCCGCGCACGCCCACTGGTGGAGTTCCCTCGCGCCCCTGCTCGCCGAGGAACACCGGGTCGTCGCGGTCGACCTGTCCGGGCACGGCGACAGCGCCCACCGGGAGCGGTACCGGGCGGAGTGGTGGGCACAGGAGGTGGTGGCGGTCGCCGAGCACGAGCGCGTCGGCCCACGGCGACCGGTCGTCGTCGGCCACTCGATGGGCGGCTTCGTGACGGTCGTCGCGGCGGCGCGGCACGGTGCCGCGCTCGACGGCGCGATCGTCCTCGACGCCCCGATCCGTCGGCCCGACCCGGAGACCGAGGAGGCCGGTCGGCGCGGCCGCAGCATGTTCCGCCAGCCCAAGGCGTACCCGGACCTGGCCACCGGCATGGAGCACTTCCACCTCGTGCCTCCGCAGCCCGAGGCCGAGCCGTGGTTGCTGCGCGAGGTGGCTCGGCACAGTCTGCGACGCTTCGACGACGGGAGATGGCGCTGGAAGTTCGACCCACGCGTGTTCGTGGAGCGGACCGGTCCGAGCCGGCCGAGCGACTACGCCGAGGACCTCACCCGGGCGGCGTGCCGGCTGGCGATCGTCAACGGGGCACGCTCGGCGATCGTGGACGACGAGGTCATCGCGCACATGCGCGAGCTGGTGGCCGGTTCACCGGCCGCTGCCGCCGGGGTGCCGTTCGTGAAGGTGCCCGAGGCGCACCACCACCTGCTGCTCGACCAACCGCTGGCCACGGTGACGGCCCTGCGGGCGGTGCTCGCGACCTGGCACCCGGTCGGTGCCCCGCCCCCCAGCGTGCTCACCACCGGCGGCTGACCGCCGAGGCGCCGGACACCTCCGCCCCACCAGCCCCCTCAGGAGCCGGCGCGCTCGGAGGTCCGCCTGCGGGCCACCGCCCGACGCGCGCCGCCGCCGGTGACCGTTCGCCACCACCGTCGTCCGGAGTCCCCACCAGCCCCGTCAGGAACCGGCGCGCTCGGAGGTCCGCCTGCGGGCCACCGCCCGACGCGCGCCGCCGCCGGTGACCGTTCGCCACCACCGTCGTCCGGAGTCCCCACCAGCCCCGTCAGGAACCGGCGCGCTCGGAGGTCCGCCTGCGGGCCACCGCCCGACGCGCGCCGCCGCCGGTGACCGTTCGCCACCACCGTCGTCCGGAGTCCCCACCAGCCCCGTCAGGAACCGGCGGCAACAGATCAGAGCTTGCGCAGGTGGACGGTGTGCACGGCGTGGTCGGCGGCCTTCTGCAGCACGAGGTCGGCTCGCGACCGGGTCGGCAGCACGTTGTCGCGCAGGTTGACCCCGTTGATCCGGGCCCAGATGTCGCGCGCGGTGGCGTCGGCCTGGTCGTCGGTGAGGCCGGCGTAGCGCCGGAAGTACGAACGCGGGTCGCGGAAGGCGGTGCCACGCAGGGTGCGGAAGCGCTCGACGTACCAGCGCTCGACGTCCTGCTCGGCGGCGTCGACGTAGATCGAGAAGTCGAAGAAGTCGGACACGAACACCCGCCGCTCGTCGGCGGCGGTGCCGGTCTGCAGGACGTTGAGGCCTTCGAGGATGAGGATGTCCGGCTGACGCACCAGGACCCGCTCGTCGGGGACGATGTCGTAGGTGAGGTGGCTGTAGACGGGTGCCGCGACCTCGGGCTCCCCGGCCTTCACCCGCGCGACGAAGCGGACCAGGCTGGCCACGTCGTAGGACTCGGGGAAACCTTTGCGCTCCATCAGTCCCCGGCGTTCGAGTTCGGCGTTGGGCCACAGGAACCCGTCCGTGGTGACCAGCGCGACCTCGGGGTGGTCCGGCCAGCGGGAGAGCAACGCCTGCAGGATGCGGGAGGTGGTCGACTTGCCGACCGCCACCGACCCGGCGATCCCGATCACGAACGGGACCTTGGCCGCCAGTGATCCGAGGAACGTGTCGGTGGCCCGGTGCAGGTCCTGGGTCGCGGCGACGTAGAGGTTGAGCAGCCGGGACAGCGGGAGGTAGACGTCGGCGACCTCGTCGAGCGACACGCGGGTGTTGATGCCGCGCAGCTGGGCGAGGTCCGCCTCGGACAGCGTCAACGGGGTCGCGGAGCGCAGTGCCGCCCAGTCCTCGCGGGCGAGTGCGACCCAGGGGGAGGGGTCGCCGTCCGCGCCGTCGTCCATGGCGCGTGGACCGGTGCCACGGCGGGACCGCGCGGGCAGCGGGGACTCGGACACGGCAGGCCTTGCTCACGGACGACGACCGGCCAGCGTAGTGGGCCCGGTCCACCGGTATCGAGTCGCGGCCGAGCAGGACGGCTCCCGATGCGCGACACTGGAGGCGGTGCGGATCCGTCAGCACGCCGTCGGGCGTGTCACGGCGCCGCTCGGGACGTCGAGGACTCGAGGACGAGTGAGCACGAACGGGGCGGTCCGCTCCCTGGTGTGGCACCGCATCGCCGCGGTGCTGCTCGTCGTGGTCGTGGTGCCGTTGGTGGTGGCGATCGGCGCCGTCGCCGACGAACAACCGATCCGCGAGGGTGAGCCGGCGCCACGGACGGTGTTCGCCGACGAGGCGATCCGTGAGGTCGACGAGGAGGCCACCGAACAGGCACGCCAGACGGCGGCGCAGTCGGTGGATCCGGTCGAGGTGTTCAACCCGGGGGCGCAGGCCGAGATCGTCAGCGAGACGCGCCAGATCTTCGCGGCGGTGCGCGGGGTCCGGGAGCCACCCGACGCCGGTGGTGACGTCCCGCCGATGACGCCGAGTCGGGCCCAGCAGCTCGAGGCGCTCGAACAGGAGCAGCTCGGCCTCGAACCCGAGGTCCTCGACGCGCTGCTGTCGGTGCCGCTGACCCAGCTGGCGACCGTGGAACAGGTGACGGTCGCCATCGCGCAGGGCTTCGCGCGCCAGCCGGTGCCCGAGGACGAGGTCCAGCAACTGCTGGCCGACCAGTTGCCGGTGGAGCTGGCCGTGCAGTCGTTGCCGGGGGACACGGCGGAGACGATCGTGGATCCGGTGCTCCGGACCGTGATGCGTCCGACCGTGGTGGTGGACCCGGATGCGACCACGGCGCGTCGCGAGCGGGCCGCGGAGGAGACCGAGGAGCTCGCCTCGACCTGGCGGCCGGGGCAGGCGATCGTGCGCGAGGGCGAGATCGTCGGGCCCATGCAGGCGCGGGCGATCGAGAGCCTCGGCCTGAGCGGCTCCTCGCCGGCCCGCGCGTTGCTGCGGGCGTTGGCCGCGATGGCCATGGTGGCGGTCATCGGCGGGGTCTACCTGCACCGGATGCAGCCGCGCGTGTGGGTGACCGGCAAGAAGCTGCTGCTGCTGGGGCTGCTGGTCACCGCCTACGCCGGGCTCGTCGTGGGGGCGACCGCGGTGACGGGTGCGACCTCGAACGGTTGGGCCTACGTGGTGCCGGCCGGGGCGCTGGCGATGCTCGCCGCGCTGTTGATCCATCCGGTGGTCGGCATCTCGACCATGCTGCCGGCCGCCGTGCTCGTGCTGCTCGTGGAGCCCTCGGCGGCGCCGGTCGCGTTGTTCGCCGCGGCGGCCGTCCTGGTCAGCGTCCCGTTGACGACCCGGATCAGCTCGCGGTCGGACCTGCGTTCGGCGACGTTGCGGGCCGGCCTGAGCTACCCGGTGCTCGCGGCGGTGCTGGTGCTCGTGTTCGGGCCGCGCGACGAGCTGGTCACGGCGGTGCTCGCCGGCGCGCTCAACGGCCTCGTGACGGCGATCGCGGTCCAGGGCGCGATGCCGTTCCTGGAGAACCTGTTCCGGCTGCCGACGGTCACCGCGCTGCTGGACCTCGCCGACCGCAACCATCCGTTGTTGCGCGAGCTCGAGGCGAAGGCGCTCGGCTCGTACAACCACTCGGTGATGGTGGCCTCGCTGTGCGAGCGCGCCTGCCGGGCGATCGGGGCCCAGCCGCTGCTGGGCAGTGTCGCGGCGCTCTACCACGACATCGGCAAGGTCCGGCAGCCGCACTTCTTCATCGAGAACCAGCAGGGCATCGCCAACCCGCACGACGACCTCGAACCGGAGGTGTCGGCGGTCATCATCCAGAACCACGTCGTCGACGGTGTGGAGATGGCGACCGAGTACCGGCTGCCGCCGGAGGTCGTGGCCTGCATCGGCTCGCACCACGGCACGATGCTGGTGAGCTACTTCTTCGACCGGGCGGTCGAGGCCGCCGGTGGGGACCACGACGCGGTCGACGAGGAGCACTTCCGTTACAAGGGGCACAAGCCGCGCAGCAAGGAGGCGGCCGTGCTGCTGCTGGCCGACTGCTGCGAGGCGGCGACCCGGGCCATGGCGATGTCGCGCGGCACCCTGCCGCGCGACGACATCGAGTCGACCGTCGACCGGCTGCTGCAGGAGCGGGTCGACGACGGGCAGTTCGAGGAGTGCGACCTGACGTTCCGCGAGCTGATGACCGCTCGTGACACCATCGTGGAGTCGTTGGTCGGCATCTATCACCCCCGGATCGCCTACCCGGGCAAGCCGCAGCCGGCCACCTCCGTGTCGTCGGACGGCGCCGGTCCGGTCGGGGACACGGAGGCGTCCGACGGGGACGCACCCGGCGCGAACGGGGACGGCGCCCCGCCCGCGGCGGGATCAGACGGGGTCCTGCCCGAGCGCGAATCCCGCGTCGAGCACACGCGGTGAGTAGCTGCGGAAGGCGATGACCGTCTCCGAGCCGGCCACGCCCGGGATCTTGCCGACCCGGCCGGTCACGACGTCGGCGAGGTCCTCGTTGCGGGCCACCTTGACCTTGCAGATCAGGTCGTAGCGGCCGGTGACGGAGTAGACCTCCACCACGCCCTCGACGTCGCACAGCGCTTCGGCCACCTCGGGCACCTGGTCGGTCTGGACGTCGAGCAGCACGAAGGCGGTGATCACACGGACTCCTGGCGACGGGTGCGCCGGCACGCTAGCTGTTGTCGCGGCGCGCGGTAGCGTCCGGGCATGGCAGCAGGCACGAGCTTCGGGGAGGCGATCGAGACGGTCGTCGCGCGTCTGCCGGTGGGCACGGTGGCCACCTACGGCGAGGTCGCCGCGGAGGCGGGTCGACCGGGCGCGGCGCGGGCGGTCGGACGGGTGCTGCGCACGACGTCGCGCCCCCTGCCGTGGTGGCGGGTGGTGACCTCCGCCGGTCGACTGGTGCCCGGCCTGGAGGTGGAGCACGCCCGTCGTCTCACGGCCGAGGGTGTCGTGGTGGTCGGGGACCACGTCGCCGGTCTGCGCACGCGCCGGGTGGCCCGGGAGCGATAGCGTCCCCGGCGACAACGTCGCCGCACAGGACCGCCCTCGTGCCCACCTCCGATCCGACGCCGTCGACGCTCGCCGTCCAGCCGTTCCCGGGGATGCTGCATCACCTCGAGTTGTACGTCGCCGACCTCGAGCGCAGCGTCGCGTTCTGGGGGTGGCTGCTGCCCGAGCTCGGCTACGAGGTCTACCAGGAGTGGGACGAGGGGATCTCGTTCCGCTTGGGCACGGCCTACCTGGTGTTCGTCCAGGCGCCGCGGCCGGAACGAGGTGCCGACCGGCGGGGCGTCGGGTTGAACCACCTCGCCTTCCGTGTGCGCGACCGGGCGGACGTGGACCGCCTCACCGACGCGGTGCGTGCGCGTGGGTGCCGGGTGCTGTACGAGGACCGTCACCCGCTGGCCGGTGGGCCCGAGCACTACGCGTTGTTCTGCGAGGACCCGGACGGCCTGAAGGTGGAGCTCGTGTCGGCTGACTGACCGGGGACGGCATCCGCCCGAGGGGCGTGTGCACTAGTCGCGCAGCTTCGGGCGGAAAGCGACCGGACTGGGTCGTTTCGTGCGCTCGTTGCGCACCCTGACTGGCGGTGGACGGAAACGACCGATAGTGGCGTTGTACCACCTGACGGTGTTCCGGCCACGTGACGCGGCCGGAGGGACACCATCGCCCCGCCCCTCCTCGCATCCCCCGTCCCAGCGTCGGCACCGCGACCTCCGCGGCTCCGAACCAGACGTGCGAGGGTGGAACCCACACCTCGCCGCAGGTGGGTCACCCGGCCGAAACGCGCCCTCGGCCCGCCCCCCACCCGCGCACGCGTCCCGCTCCCGGACGCGCTCTCGCCCTCCGATCCGTCGAGGAGGACCACGGTGAACCCGACCGAACTCCCCACCGCAGAAGTGGCCGTCGAGGAACTTCTCGAACGCTCGTCCGAGCGTGGCTACGTACTGCTCTCCGAACTCCAGGACCTGCACGCGCCGGAACTCCACGGCGACACGTGGCTCGATGACGTGGTCGCCGAGATCCGTACCCAGGGCACCCAGGTCGTCGACGACGTCGCCGACGACGCGCCCGAGGAGGTCGCGGAGTACACCGGGGCCATGACCACCGACCTGGTGCGGCAGTACCTCAACGACGCCGGCCGCCACGCCCTGCTCACCAAGGAGGACGAGGCGGACCTGGCCAAGCGCTACCAGGCTGGCATGGCCGCCGACGAGATCCTGAGCTCCGGCCGCAAGCTGACGCGGACGCAGAAGGCCCGCATGCGCCAGGTCAGCCGCGACGGCGAGCGCGCCAAGGAACGCATGGTGCAGGCCAACCTGCGGCTCGTGGTCCCGCAGGCCCGCAAGTTCTCTGGACGCGACCTCGACTTCATCGAGCTGATCCAGGAGGGCAACCTCGGCCTGCTGCGCGCGGTCGAGAAGTTCGACCACACCAAGGGCTACAAGTTCTCGACCTACGCCGTCTGGTGGATCCGTCAGGCCCTGCAGCGCGGCGTGGCCTCCAAGGGCCGCACGATCCGTGTCCCCGCGCACGTCTGGGAGCTGTACGGCAAGCTCCGCTCCGCCGAACTGCGTCTGCGCCAGCAGAAGGGTGCCGACCCGACCGAGGACGAGATCGCCGAGGAGGTCGGCCTGACCGCCCAGCGGGTCCGTGAGGTCCGCGAGGCGATGCAGGAACTGGTCAGCCTCGACCGGCCGAT
Coding sequences:
- a CDS encoding sigma-70 family RNA polymerase sigma factor: MNPTELPTAEVAVEELLERSSERGYVLLSELQDLHAPELHGDTWLDDVVAEIRTQGTQVVDDVADDAPEEVAEYTGAMTTDLVRQYLNDAGRHALLTKEDEADLAKRYQAGMAADEILSSGRKLTRTQKARMRQVSRDGERAKERMVQANLRLVVPQARKFSGRDLDFIELIQEGNLGLLRAVEKFDHTKGYKFSTYAVWWIRQALQRGVASKGRTIRVPAHVWELYGKLRSAELRLRQQKGADPTEDEIAEEVGLTAQRVREVREAMQELVSLDRPIGEDGDATMGDLIPDAGVVDPAETALEGDAFAQIEAALGALDERERIILVLRFGLHGEEPQTLEEIGAHFSLTRERIRQMQNRALAKLRHPSRAHNLSGLLDVLDRAA